The Catellatospora citrea DNA segment GCATCACGTGCGGGGGAACCACCATGGTCGCTGAACCGGCGTCCACACCATTGCCATCTCAGGTCACGCCGGCGCAGCTCATCGGCGAGATCAGCCGACTCGTCCGGCAGCTGCCCTGTCCGCACTGCGGCCAGGAGGGCGCCGACTCCGCACGTACCCACTCCCAGGCGCTGGTCCCGGCGGCCCGGGAGCCCTACGACGACGTCGCCCCGCTCGACCCGCTGGACGAGATCGGCGACGACGAGCGCTGGCTGTGGCGCCTGGTCGAGGAGGCCGAGCGCGTCGCCGCGGCCGCGCCGCCCGGTCCGGACCCGCGCCAGGTCGCGCTCGCCGAGCAGCGCTGCCAGGAGGCGTACGAGGCCGAGCAGAAGGTCCAGTCGCGCATCCACGCGACCATCACCGCGCTCGCCCAGCCGACGTCGTGGTTGCGGCCCCGCCACCGCGCCGCGCTCGCCCGGCACCTGCGCGAGGACCGGGCCGCCGCGGTGCTGACCGCGATCCAGCGGGGGCGGATCGAGGAGATCCGGGGGCGGCTGCGCGCCGTCGCCAACCGGCGGGCCGACTACCTCACGGCGCACCGCGCCACGCTGGAGGCCGGGCGCAACGCGCGGGTGGAGCTGACCCGGGTGCTCGACGACCTGATCGACCGGTACGCCCGGATGGCACAGCCGCCCGCCTGGTTCAAGTTCGGGCTGGACTACCCGCCGGAGCCGGGCACGCGCCGGGAGTGGCTGCAGCACGCCCGCGAGACGATGGTCGAGCGGCGGCGGGCCAACCTGCACCGGGTGCTGCTCTAACCAGCCCCGCACGGCAAAGGACCCCCTTCGGCACCCTTGAGGGTGGCGCGGAAGGGGGTCCCCCGCAAGCGTGATCCAGAGCTGTAACCCGGGCGCGGGTTCAACCTAGAGATCGAACTCCCCGTCCTTGGCACCCTCCACAAAAGCGTCCCACTCGTCCGGCGTGAAGATCAGCGCCGGCCCGGTGGGGTTCTTGGAGTCGCGCAACGCGATCGCACCACCAACGAACGCGACTTCAACACAGTTGTCGCAGTTCGGCCCACTCCGCGTGCTCTTGTACCAACGCGCTTCGCTCAGATCGACTCGAAACCCCTTGGTCTCGATTTCCATAGTGGCTCCTCCGCCAGTTGTGCGATCAGCTCGGCGGACTCCTCGGGGCTCAACGCAGCCCTCCGGATGTTCTCGAAGATCTTGGTGTACTTCCCCAGCTCGTCGTTTTTCTCCAGGAAGAGTCCCCCGGTCGCATTCTCCGCGTAAACGACATCTGAATCCCCCGGTTCGGGAAACTCCAGGATGGCGAAAGTACCGTCCATACCGGCGTGTGGACCTGCCTCGAACGGCAACACCTGCAAGGTCACGTTAGGCCACGAGGCTGCTTCGGCCAGTAGTCGAAGCTGGTCTCGCATAACCTCGTCGCCGCCCACGGGCCGGCTCACCACCGACTCATCGAGCACCACCTGAAACCTGATCGCATCGTCTTGTCGCGTGAGCAACGATTGACGGCCCATCCGGACACGGACACGATTCATGATCGCTTCTTCGTCCCAGTCCGGCCAGGCGCCGCGAATCATCGCCTCGGCATAATCTGCTGACTGCAGCAGGCCGGGGACAACCTGCTGTTCGTACGCGCGGATGGAGCTGGCCGCGGCCTCCAGCCCGACATAAGCGCCCACGAGCACGTTGCTGTAGGGATGCCACCAGCCCTTCTGGCGCGCCTCCTTGGCGATCTCCACCAGCACGTCGACCTCGTCGGCCGGCGTGTTGTAGATCGTCAGCATGTCGCGGACGTCGCGACTGGTCACCGAGCTGTGCCCGGTCTCGATCCGCGAGATCTTGGACTGTGAGCACTCCATCCTCTCGGCCACGAACTCCAGCGTGATGCCGGCATGTTCGCGCCGCTTGCGCAGTTCGGCACCGAGTCTTCGTCGGCGCACGGTCGGGCTCTGTCGGGTTGTCACGGCGCACCTCCGCGACGCACGTCGGCGGAGGCACGAAAGTCGATGCCCCCGCCCGATGGAACTTGCATATGTCGTGTTGCGAGTCTGCTCCGACGATCGGCGAATCTTCAACCGGCCGAACGCACAGAGGGTGCGACTCGGCATCACCGGGGAGACCGACACCAGCTTGTCACATACCGGACGAAGGACACCAGGGCGCATACGCACTTTGCAACTTGCATTCAGCAAAGTCTTCCGGCACAGTGTCTGTTATGGCCCCCGCTGTGCTGATCTTCCGTTTTCATGATCACGCACGGTGGGCGGAGCTTCACCTCTAGCGTTCAACGAGCGACTCCCGATTACGTGTTGTCCATTCGCACCGGTACGAGAGAGCAAGGAGAAAAGGTGACTCCCCAAGCCGGCGACATCCTCCACGTCACTCGCGAAGCCAGCGTCCAGTTCCTGCGCCCGATGATGTTCCGGGTGATCCGCGTGCACGACTGGCCGACGTACGAGGGCTGGGTCTGGCTCGACGGTTACCAGCTCAACGCCGCCGGTGACGCGGTGGAACGCCGCTCGATCTTCGTACAGCGCGCCGGCCTGCGCATCGTGCCCGACAACAGCGCCTCGGCTCGCGCCCGCACGGCGCCCGGCCGCGTCGGCCAGCGCCCCGCGCTGGGCCGCACCCCGCACCTGCGTCCCGCGACCGCGGGCGCTCGCTGAGGATTTCTCGCGATCGGCCTCCGGCCCGGCCATACCGGATCTACGCTCGAATAACCCTAGTTGAACGACGGTGGCGACTCGCCCGGCCGGCTGCGGTCCGCAGGCGTCCGCGACGAGTCACTACCGTCTGCCCTCGCGTGGCACGGCACCCGCTCACCCGGGGGACGGCGCCATGGAAAACCGAACGATCGCTTCTGGACGCGAGTCCAGGGCGACCATTCCACATCGGTCCCACCGGCTGGCCGCACTGTGCGGTGCGGCGCTGGCAGCGGCGTTCTTCACGCCCGTGCCGGCCACCGCCGGGACGACCGAGGTGCGGGCCGCAACGGTCGCGGACGCATCCACCATGCGGCAGGCAGCGGCGCCCGCCGTGGTCAGTGCCCATTCCGTGCCACCCGAGCTGATGGCACGCTCGCTCATCTCCACCGGCATGATCGGCATCGGTCTCGCGCTGGGCGGGATCGTCATCGTCACCCACCGGCGCCGCCAGTGGTGACCCGTCGGCCTACCGGAATAGAACGCGCCCATGCCGAGCACGGCATGGGCGCGATTCGTGTGACGCGGTCAGTCCTCGTCCGGGCTGGGGCTCGCCTCCGCGCTCGGGCTCGGCTCGGCAGACGGGCTGGCCGGGGCCGAGGCCACCACGATGGTCACCGTCTCCCCTGCGTCCACCACCGAGCCGCCTTCCGGGTCCACCTCGACCACGGTGCCCGGATCGGCTTCATCGGTGGTGCGCAGCGTGATCCGCGGGTTCAGGCCCGCCGCGTTCAGCGCGTCGATGGCCTCCTGCTGCGACATGCCCACCAGGTTCGACGGCACCGTGACCGTCGACGCCGCCGGTGAGGGCGACGCGGACACCGACGGGCTCGGCGCGGCGCTGCTGGGCGCGGCCGAGGTCAGCGCGGGGGTCGGCGAGGTGCTCGGCGCCGGAGTCGGCCCGCCGCCGCGCAACGCGAGCCAGGCGGCCACCGCGAACAACGCCAGCAGCAGCAGCGCGAGCCCGATGATGACCAGCGGCGCCCGCCAGGTGCGCGGGCCCTCGCCGTACTCGATGCCGGGCGGCGGGGTGGCGCCGCGCACCGGCCCGGACTCCCGGGCGGGCACGCCCGCCCGACCGGTCCAGACGTCCTGGGCCGGCAGCACCGAGGTGCGCTCGTCCGGCGGGACCGGACGGCCGGCGACGGGCGGCAGCACCGAGGTCGGCTCGCCTCCCCGGGGCACGCCCACGGGTCCGCCCGCCGGTAGCACGGTCGTCGCCTCGTCGCCGGGTCGGCCGCCCCCGGGCAGCACGGTCGTCGCGTCGTCCGGGGTATGCCCACCCGCGGGAAGGACGGTCGTGGCCTCGTCGTCGGCCGGCCCGCCCGCGGGCAGCACGGTCGTCGCCTCGTCGTCGGACCCGGACCCTCCGTCCCGGCGGTGAGCAGGCATGGGGGCGGTCTCGTCGGGAGACGGCCCCGGGCCGCTCGCGCCCGCCGCCGGATCGCTGTCGTCGTGCCGCTGCTCATCGGACATGCTGAGGTCCTACCACGTCGCCGGGCCGGTTAAGCCTCACCAGGGCACGTGGCGTGCGGCGCACCCCGCGCACCGTCGTCAGCCTGCCGTGGCGGGAGAAGGCTCGGTCGCCACCGAGCAGGTCAGGTCGACCGCATCGTCCCACTTGACCTTGG contains these protein-coding regions:
- a CDS encoding DUF397 domain-containing protein, translated to METKGFRVDLSEARWYKSTRSGPNCDNCVEVAFVGGAIALRDSKNPTGPALIFTPDEWDAFVEGAKDGEFDL
- a CDS encoding helix-turn-helix domain-containing protein, whose protein sequence is MTTRQSPTVRRRRLGAELRKRREHAGITLEFVAERMECSQSKISRIETGHSSVTSRDVRDMLTIYNTPADEVDVLVEIAKEARQKGWWHPYSNVLVGAYVGLEAAASSIRAYEQQVVPGLLQSADYAEAMIRGAWPDWDEEAIMNRVRVRMGRQSLLTRQDDAIRFQVVLDESVVSRPVGGDEVMRDQLRLLAEAASWPNVTLQVLPFEAGPHAGMDGTFAILEFPEPGDSDVVYAENATGGLFLEKNDELGKYTKIFENIRRAALSPEESAELIAQLAEEPLWKSRPRGFESI
- a CDS encoding PASTA domain-containing protein; its protein translation is MSDEQRHDDSDPAAGASGPGPSPDETAPMPAHRRDGGSGSDDEATTVLPAGGPADDEATTVLPAGGHTPDDATTVLPGGGRPGDEATTVLPAGGPVGVPRGGEPTSVLPPVAGRPVPPDERTSVLPAQDVWTGRAGVPARESGPVRGATPPPGIEYGEGPRTWRAPLVIIGLALLLLALFAVAAWLALRGGGPTPAPSTSPTPALTSAAPSSAAPSPSVSASPSPAASTVTVPSNLVGMSQQEAIDALNAAGLNPRITLRTTDEADPGTVVEVDPEGGSVVDAGETVTIVVASAPASPSAEPSPSAEASPSPDED